A region of Phyllostomus discolor isolate MPI-MPIP mPhyDis1 chromosome 15, mPhyDis1.pri.v3, whole genome shotgun sequence DNA encodes the following proteins:
- the LIN9 gene encoding protein lin-9 homolog isoform X2: MCSSAKALVSLKEGSLSNTWNEKFSSLQKTPVWKGRNTGSAVEMPFRNSKRSRLFSDEDDRQINTRSPKRNQRVAMVPQKFTATMSTPDKKASQKIGFRLRNLLKLPKAHKWCIYEWFYSNIDKPLFEGDNDFCVCLKESFPNLKTRKLTRVEWGKIRRLMGKPRRCSSAFFEEERSALKQKRQKIRLLQQKKVADLSQFKDLPDEIPLPLVIGTKVTARLRGVHDGLFTGQIAAVDTYNATYRVTFDRAGLGTHTIPDYEVLSNEPHETMPIAAFGQKQRPSRFLMTPPRLHYTPLLPAPSTDNDPLLGQSPWRSKIAGSDTETLGGFPVEFLIQVTRLSKILMIKKEHIKKLREMNTDAEKLKSYSMPIGIEFQRRYATIVLELEQLNKDLNKVLHKVQQFCYELAPDQGLQPADQPTDMRRRCEEEAQEIVRHANSSTGQPCVENENLTNLISRLTAILLQIKCLAEGGDLNSFEFKSLTDSLNDIKSTIDASNISCFQNNVEIHVAHIQSGLSQMGNLHAFAANNTNRD; encoded by the exons CCTTTCAGAAATTCAAAACGAAGTCGACTCTTTTCTGATGAAGATGACAGGCAAATAAATACAAGGTCACCTAAAAGAAACCAGAGGGTTGCAATGGTTCCGCAG AAATTTACAGCAACAATGTCAACACCAGATAAGAAAGCCTCACAGAAGATTGGTTTTCGATTACGTAACCTACTCAAGCTTCCCAAAGCACATAAATGGTGCATATATGAGTGGTTCTACTCCAACATCGATAA ACCACTCTTTGAAGGTGATAATGATTTCTGTGTGTGCCTAAAGGAATCTTTTCCtaatttgaaaacaagaaaattaacaAGAGTAGAATGGGGTAAAATCAGGCGGCTTATGGGAAAACCACGGAG ATGTTCTTCTGCATTTTTTGAGGAAGAGAGATCAGCACTAAAACAGAAGCGGCAGAAAATCCGGCTCTTACAACAAAAGAAAGTCGCGGACCTGTCACAGTTCAAAGACCTCCCAGATGAGATTCCTTTGCCCCTGGTTATTGGAACCAAAGTTACGG CGCGATTACGCGGAGTTCACGATGGCCTGTTCACTGGGCAGATAGCTGCCGTGGATACTTACAACGCCACTTACCGAGTGACTTTTGATAGGGCGGGGCTTGGAACCCACACTATCCCTGACTATGAAGTTCTT aGTAATGAGCCTCATGAGACAATGCCAATTGCTGCCTTTGGACAAAAACAGCGGCCTTCTCGGTTTTTAATGACTCCACCACGGTTACATTATACGCCTCTTCTCCCGGCACCAAGCACG GATAATGACCCTTTGTTAGGGCAGTCACCTTGGAGAAGTAAGATCGCAGGCTCCGACACCGAAACCTTGGGTGGCTTTCCAGTAGAATTCCTTATCCAAGTG ACGAGATTATCAAAAATTCTCATGATTAAAAAGGAACATATCAAGAAATTAAGGGAAATGaacacagatgcagaaaaattg aaatCATATTCCATGCCCATTGGCATTGAATTTCAGCGGAGGTATGCGACCATTGTTCTGGAGCTCGAACAGTTGAACAAGGACTTAAACAAAGTTTTGCATAAAGTTCAGCAGTTCTGCTATGAG CTCGCTCCAGACCAGGGGCTCCAGCCCGCCGACCAGCCCACGGATATGAGGCGGAGGTGCGAGGAGGAGGCGCAGGAGATCGTGCGGCACGCTAACTCCTCCACGGGACAGCCCTGTGTGGAGAACGAAAACCTGACCAACCTAATCTCCAGGCTCACGGCTATTTTATTACAGATTAAG tgtCTAGCAGAAGGAGGAGACCTGAATTCCTTTGAATTCAAATCACTCACAGATTCATTGAATGATATCAAGAGTACAATAGATGCTTCTAATATCAG TTGCTTTCAGAATAACGTAGAAATCCATGTTGCACATATTCAGAGTGGCCTGAGCCAGATGGGAAACTTACATGCCTTTGCAGCGAACAACACCAACAGAGACTGA